From one Oncorhynchus clarkii lewisi isolate Uvic-CL-2024 chromosome 6, UVic_Ocla_1.0, whole genome shotgun sequence genomic stretch:
- the LOC139411317 gene encoding phosphatidylglycerophosphatase and protein-tyrosine phosphatase 1 isoform X2, translated as MLVQTENVRGVITMNEEYETKYFCNSAEEWKAEGVEQLRLSTVDLTGVPSLENLHRGVEFALSHREKGSSVYVHCKAGRCRSATLAAAYIIRIHCWSPEEACQMLASVRPHVIIRSSQLEMLRRYHQQVCGGSSI; from the exons ATG CTGGTGCAGACAGAAAATGTCAGGGGGGTAATAACCATGAACGAGGAATATGAAACAAAGTACTTCTGCAACTCAGCTGAG GAGTGGAAAGCCGAGGGGGTGGAGCAGCTGCGACTCAGCACAGTGGACCTGACCGGTGTGCCCAGTCTAGAGAACCTGCACAGAGGAGTGGAGTTTGCACTCAGTCACCGGGAAAAGGGCTCCAGTGTGTATGTCCACTGTAAGGCTGGACGCTGTCGCAGTGCTACACTAGCTGCTGCATACATCATAAGG ATACACTGCTGGAGTCCAGAGGAAGCATGTCAGATGTTGGCCTCTGTCCGACCACATGTAATAATTCGTTCATCACAGCTGGAGATGCTTCGGCGGTACCATCAGCAAGTCTGTGGCGGAAGTTCCATTTAA
- the LOC139411317 gene encoding phosphatidylglycerophosphatase and protein-tyrosine phosphatase 1 isoform X1: MSGALARVLFYPTLAYNVVMEKVSSRRWFNRVDQTVILGALPFKSMTNELVQTENVRGVITMNEEYETKYFCNSAEEWKAEGVEQLRLSTVDLTGVPSLENLHRGVEFALSHREKGSSVYVHCKAGRCRSATLAAAYIIRIHCWSPEEACQMLASVRPHVIIRSSQLEMLRRYHQQVCGGSSI; the protein is encoded by the exons ATGTCTGGGGCGTTAGCAAGGGTACTGTTTTATCCCACATTAGCGTATAATGTTGTCATGGAAAAAGTATCCTCAAGACGGTGGTTCAATCGCGTGGATCAGACTGTCATTCTAGGAGCCCTGCCTTTCAAATCAATGACTAAtgag CTGGTGCAGACAGAAAATGTCAGGGGGGTAATAACCATGAACGAGGAATATGAAACAAAGTACTTCTGCAACTCAGCTGAG GAGTGGAAAGCCGAGGGGGTGGAGCAGCTGCGACTCAGCACAGTGGACCTGACCGGTGTGCCCAGTCTAGAGAACCTGCACAGAGGAGTGGAGTTTGCACTCAGTCACCGGGAAAAGGGCTCCAGTGTGTATGTCCACTGTAAGGCTGGACGCTGTCGCAGTGCTACACTAGCTGCTGCATACATCATAAGG ATACACTGCTGGAGTCCAGAGGAAGCATGTCAGATGTTGGCCTCTGTCCGACCACATGTAATAATTCGTTCATCACAGCTGGAGATGCTTCGGCGGTACCATCAGCAAGTCTGTGGCGGAAGTTCCATTTAA